A DNA window from Candidatus Protochlamydia naegleriophila contains the following coding sequences:
- the radA gene encoding DNA repair protein RadA encodes MAKQKSVWFCSDCGHKQLKWLGQCPSCHQWNTFQEELELSSLPRRFEAQAVAPSRPIKLKEVKLQETPRILTRIGECDRLFGGGIVPGSLTLVGGDPGIGKSTLLLQLSYALAQQGLVVLYICGEESVDQTSLRASRLGIQTDNLFLLCETNFSLIKSQIDQLNPDVLIVDSIQIVYKSEITSAPGSVSQVRETTTEFMHLAKGRGISTFLIGHVTKSGEIAGPRVLEHLVDTVLYFEGDKQHHYRMIRVVKNRFGPTDEIAVFQMKHSGLVEVPNPSEIFLEERRKESIGSVIIPTLEGSRPILIEVQALVTETVFSTPSRRCTGLDQNRLALLLAVLEKRMGYQLHKCDVFVSVAGGLRITEPAIDLGLLLASASSMRNLIIDPETTVVGEVGLGGEVRSVPRIESRLKEAIHMGFKRCIIPKRNVKGIAEDIRQKITIQGVEFVEEAVDALLK; translated from the coding sequence ATGGCCAAACAAAAGAGCGTTTGGTTCTGCTCAGACTGCGGACATAAACAGCTAAAATGGCTGGGACAATGCCCCTCTTGCCATCAATGGAATACCTTCCAAGAGGAATTAGAACTCTCCTCTTTACCGCGCCGCTTTGAGGCTCAAGCCGTGGCTCCTAGCCGTCCCATTAAACTGAAAGAAGTTAAGCTACAAGAGACCCCTCGCATCCTCACACGCATTGGCGAATGCGACCGCCTGTTTGGCGGAGGAATCGTTCCAGGCTCCCTAACGCTGGTTGGCGGTGATCCGGGCATTGGAAAATCGACGCTGCTCCTTCAGCTCTCCTATGCTCTCGCGCAGCAAGGACTGGTGGTCTTATATATTTGCGGGGAAGAATCGGTCGATCAAACCTCCTTGCGTGCAAGTAGACTTGGCATTCAAACGGATAATCTTTTTCTCCTTTGTGAAACCAATTTCTCACTCATTAAGTCGCAAATCGATCAACTCAACCCTGACGTGTTGATCGTCGATTCGATTCAAATCGTTTACAAGAGCGAGATCACCTCTGCCCCCGGCTCTGTCTCCCAGGTAAGAGAAACAACGACCGAATTCATGCATTTAGCTAAAGGCCGAGGCATTTCTACTTTCTTGATCGGGCATGTTACCAAATCGGGTGAAATTGCAGGCCCCCGTGTATTGGAACACTTGGTTGACACGGTCCTGTACTTCGAAGGGGACAAACAGCACCACTATCGCATGATTCGCGTCGTGAAAAACCGCTTTGGTCCAACCGATGAAATTGCCGTTTTCCAAATGAAACACTCCGGTCTTGTCGAAGTACCCAATCCCTCTGAGATCTTTCTCGAAGAAAGGAGAAAGGAAAGCATTGGATCCGTCATTATTCCAACACTCGAGGGATCACGCCCCATTTTGATCGAAGTACAAGCACTTGTCACAGAAACAGTTTTCAGCACCCCTTCGAGACGCTGCACTGGACTAGATCAAAATCGCCTTGCCCTCCTGCTCGCCGTATTAGAAAAGCGAATGGGTTACCAGCTTCACAAATGCGATGTCTTTGTTTCGGTAGCCGGCGGCTTGCGCATCACGGAACCCGCAATCGACCTTGGCCTTTTACTAGCTTCAGCCTCATCCATGCGCAACCTGATCATCGATCCAGAAACAACGGTTGTTGGAGAAGTAGGACTTGGCGGAGAGGTACGCAGCGTGCCACGGATAGAGAGTCGCTTAAAAGAAGCCATTCACATGGGATTTAAACGTTGTATTATTCCCAAGCGCAATGTAAAAGGAATAGCCGAAGATATTCGTCAAAAAATCACTATCCAAGGCGTTGAATTTGTCGAGGAGGCTGTCGATGCGCTGCTCAAATAA
- the rnc gene encoding ribonuclease III, which yields MNQIEQLIQHASAIEAKLGYAFKDHSLLALAFVHRSFINENRDITQHNERLEFLGDSVLGMLISDYLYRHLPSTPEGQLSYLRSRLVEASSCVNYIQALNIGNYLLLGKGERMNDGRGRESILADLFEAIIGAIYLDGGIEAARHFLFKNFTKQIEMILATPLRNWKAILQDYCQKKYQQTPLYNVLQESGPDHSKVFQISVLIQQQELGRGMGASKKEAQQAAAADALSRFNLPELFP from the coding sequence ATGAATCAGATCGAACAATTAATTCAACACGCTTCTGCCATCGAGGCAAAACTAGGCTATGCATTTAAAGACCATTCTTTACTTGCCTTAGCTTTTGTTCATCGCTCCTTTATTAATGAAAATCGGGATATAACTCAGCATAACGAACGCCTCGAATTTCTAGGCGATTCTGTTTTAGGGATGCTTATTTCCGATTATCTCTACCGACATCTCCCCTCGACTCCTGAAGGGCAGCTCTCCTATCTTCGTTCAAGATTGGTCGAGGCAAGCTCATGCGTCAACTACATTCAAGCACTAAACATCGGCAATTATCTATTGCTTGGCAAGGGTGAGCGGATGAATGATGGGCGCGGCCGGGAATCCATTTTAGCCGATCTTTTTGAAGCCATCATTGGCGCGATTTATTTAGATGGGGGCATTGAAGCTGCTCGACATTTCTTATTCAAAAACTTTACTAAACAGATCGAAATGATTTTGGCTACTCCTTTGCGCAATTGGAAAGCCATTCTGCAAGACTATTGCCAAAAGAAATATCAGCAGACCCCCCTGTACAATGTCTTACAAGAATCGGGGCCCGATCATAGCAAGGTCTTTCAAATCTCAGTCTTAATCCAGCAGCAAGAACTTGGCCGCGGCATGGGAGCCTCCAAAAAAGAGGCGCAACAAGCCGCTGCAGCCGATGCTCTGTCTCGATTCAATCTCCCAGAACTTTTTCCTTAA
- a CDS encoding hydroxymethylbilane synthase — protein sequence MRCSNNLSASHNIPVGARSSPLSRAQVKEVLEALHMYHPTIHFDMHYFSTTGDQDLATSLRTLAKTDFFTKEIDEAVLAGHCRIGVHSAKDLPSPLPHGLELICLTKGVDPADVLVMRDGDTLATLPPQARIATSSIRREECVKLLRNDLAFCDLRGTIDKRLTKLESREADGVVVAEAALIRLGLTHLNRIRLPGTTTEGQGQLAILSRKDDHAMKTLFSCLDIRSAIADRNGAP from the coding sequence ATGCGCTGCTCAAATAATCTCTCTGCTTCTCACAACATCCCTGTTGGAGCCCGCTCCTCCCCTCTTTCGAGAGCCCAGGTCAAAGAGGTATTAGAGGCCTTACACATGTATCATCCAACAATCCATTTCGACATGCACTATTTTTCAACGACTGGTGACCAAGACCTTGCCACCTCTTTGAGAACTCTTGCCAAAACAGACTTCTTTACAAAAGAAATTGACGAAGCTGTCCTTGCCGGCCATTGCCGCATAGGCGTCCATTCGGCTAAGGACCTTCCAAGCCCGCTTCCTCATGGGCTCGAATTGATCTGCCTGACTAAGGGTGTCGATCCAGCCGATGTACTCGTTATGCGTGATGGAGACACATTGGCAACTCTGCCACCACAAGCTCGCATTGCAACCTCTTCCATACGAAGAGAAGAGTGTGTCAAGCTATTGCGAAATGACCTAGCTTTTTGCGACCTGAGAGGAACGATCGATAAGCGCCTAACTAAGCTTGAATCAAGGGAAGCCGATGGAGTCGTCGTGGCAGAAGCAGCCCTCATACGCCTTGGCCTCACCCATCTAAATCGCATCCGTCTGCCTGGAACAACGACGGAGGGTCAAGGGCAACTGGCGATACTTTCGCGCAAAGACGACCATGCCATGAAAACGCTCTTTAGCTGCCTAGATATCCGTTCAGCCATAGCCGATAGAAATGGCGCCCCTTAA
- a CDS encoding Fe-Mn family superoxide dismutase, with amino-acid sequence MSQPYQLPPLPYDFGALEPVISAEIMTLHYTKHHQTYVNNLNKALEQYAEAEQKRDLGAMIALQSAIKFNGGGNVNHSIFWTNLAPKDQGGGEAPEGDLAEAINQEFGSLQTLIDQLSAKSVAIQGSGWGWLGYDKATTRLAISTCDNQDPLSTKGLVPLLGIDVWEHAYYLQYKNVRADYVKNIWSIVNWKNVAERYQNAKAK; translated from the coding sequence ATGAGCCAACCTTACCAACTCCCTCCTCTACCTTATGATTTTGGAGCCCTAGAGCCAGTCATTAGTGCTGAGATTATGACACTGCATTACACAAAGCACCACCAAACCTATGTAAACAACTTGAATAAAGCATTAGAACAGTATGCTGAAGCCGAGCAAAAAAGAGATCTAGGCGCTATGATTGCGCTGCAGTCTGCCATTAAATTTAATGGTGGTGGCAATGTCAACCATTCTATTTTTTGGACCAATCTAGCACCAAAAGACCAGGGAGGCGGAGAAGCTCCTGAAGGCGATTTGGCAGAGGCTATTAATCAAGAGTTTGGATCGTTGCAGACGCTAATCGATCAGCTAAGCGCCAAGTCTGTTGCCATCCAAGGTTCCGGCTGGGGCTGGCTCGGCTACGATAAAGCCACTACGCGTTTAGCGATCTCCACTTGTGACAATCAAGACCCTTTATCGACCAAAGGCCTAGTTCCTCTTCTTGGTATCGACGTATGGGAGCATGCTTACTATTTGCAGTATAAAAACGTACGAGCAGACTACGTTAAAAATATTTGGAGCATTGTCAATTGGAAGAACGTTGCCGAACGCTATCAAAACGCCAAGGCAAAATAA
- a CDS encoding uroporphyrinogen-III synthase encodes MAPLKQVLYTGLDPSHYQGTGQITHCPLIQIIPRPLTDPSLQSAFSAFHSYTHLIITSKTTIPILQAYLQQMGFSLADCQAKTTIAVGKITAFHLRAQNIEPIIAKDETAEGVVAELQELKLEKAFIFWPHSAQARPIIPLFLQEQCIRFLACPLYDTLPLRPPTLPHLDQFEEIVFTSPSTIHAFLDVFGSLPASKLLTPIGPITKKCLHEHLG; translated from the coding sequence ATGGCGCCCCTTAAACAGGTTTTGTATACGGGTCTCGATCCAAGCCATTATCAAGGAACTGGACAGATTACCCATTGTCCGCTGATTCAAATTATCCCCCGCCCCCTAACCGACCCCTCTTTGCAATCGGCTTTCTCCGCTTTTCACTCTTATACTCATCTCATCATCACATCCAAAACAACCATTCCCATTTTGCAGGCCTATCTTCAGCAAATGGGTTTCTCTCTAGCCGATTGCCAAGCGAAGACGACCATTGCGGTTGGAAAGATCACAGCTTTTCATTTGCGGGCCCAAAATATAGAGCCCATCATTGCAAAAGATGAAACGGCTGAAGGGGTGGTTGCCGAACTCCAAGAGCTCAAGCTGGAAAAAGCCTTCATTTTTTGGCCCCACTCGGCACAGGCCCGCCCAATCATCCCTCTTTTTCTCCAAGAGCAATGCATCCGTTTCTTAGCATGCCCCTTATACGATACACTACCCTTGCGACCACCCACTTTGCCTCATTTAGATCAATTTGAAGAAATTGTATTTACGAGCCCCTCAACAATCCATGCTTTCTTGGACGTTTTTGGTTCGCTGCCTGCAAGCAAGCTTTTGACTCCCATCGGCCCCATCACAAAAAAATGCTTACATGAGCACTTAGGTTAA